A window of the Trichoderma asperellum chromosome 6, complete sequence genome harbors these coding sequences:
- a CDS encoding uncharacterized protein (EggNog:ENOG41~SECRETED:SignalP(1-17)) — MKFLTLLTIAAATCATAQNSRRSIPRRRRGRQIGGPSSGIVPISQVPAVEVRATETGHNNRKGNNKGCNGEAGNQPANNVNASSFTGQTLVLFEVGGVPGNECLTFRNNGEIVNAACVNEAADRQLTPSILNGADVMIVQRSFSSGFRPDLVDKQVCVGFNGTDFKAEDCQSKDVELVRFTGTNMVASGGACLNGHDNFAQITVDANGQGCAVLNPTVVTPTPIRH; from the exons ATGAAGTTCTTGACTCTTCTTACTATCGCCGCGGCCACTTGCGCCACTGCCCAGAATTCTCGCCGCTCTATCCCGAGACGTCGCCGCGGGCGTCAGATTGGTGGCCCTTCTTCTGGTATTGTTCCTATCTCTCAAGTCCCCGCTGTCGAGGTTCGTGCGACAGAGACCGGTCACAATAACAGGAAAGGCAATAACAAAGGCTGTAATGGAGAGGCTGGTAATCAGCCTGCCAACAATGTCAATGCCAGTAGCTTCACTGGACAGACATTGGTATTATTTGAAGTTGGAGGAGTGCCTGGAAACGAATGTCTGACCTTCAGGAATAACG gcGAGATTGTTAATGCTGCTTGTGTCAACGAGGCAGCTGACCGACAACTTACTCCATCAATACTAAACGGCGCCGACGTAATGATTGTTCAGAGATCGTTTTCTAGCGGATTCAGACCAGATTTGGTCGACAAGCAAGTCTGTGTGGGGTTCAACGGTACCGACTTCAAAGCCGAGGACTGCCAGTCCAAGGATGTTGAGTTGGTTAGATTCACCGGCACCAACATGGTTGCTTCTGGTGGCGCATGTCTTAATGGTCATGATAACTTTGCCCAGATAACAGTAGATGCTAATGGCCAGGGATGTGCTGTGCTTAACCCCACAGTTGTCACTCCCACCCC